One window from the genome of Candidatus Chlorohelix allophototropha encodes:
- a CDS encoding phosphotransferase enzyme family protein — translation MMNLAGTPQLDFAEIARLVNTNYDVEVWGEIEELNERDGQRVLKCNILDGKPLIVRLCAPIRRYERVLSDTGALLLLSRGGFPVPHLRLTVKGERAFQWQTGCWAYVLDYIEGEQPEMDLPTLNYIAGLLAEIHDLVHTTAEYPGLVNWLEELPVSIERAERASLHPQWGKIAREVAESLRSLPDLSVLPLGLIHTDVHEGNMLRTSDGELYLIDWEDAGLGEMVFDMALVLGWNCVWPKNTFIALFGSRLPDRYDFDEEYSRAFLHAYQKVRKLSEQEVNLLGAAIRFVMGWFASRDIEREIISPGISDGLAITNWAIMRSVTPLWERKLAQWALETAG, via the coding sequence ATGATGAACTTGGCAGGCACACCACAGCTTGATTTCGCGGAAATTGCCCGGTTGGTGAATACCAATTACGATGTGGAAGTATGGGGCGAAATTGAGGAATTGAACGAGCGGGACGGGCAGCGTGTTTTGAAATGTAATATTCTGGATGGTAAGCCTCTGATAGTGAGGTTATGTGCGCCCATCCGCCGCTATGAGAGAGTGCTTTCGGATACAGGTGCATTGTTGCTGCTCAGTCGGGGCGGGTTTCCGGTGCCACACCTGCGTCTGACAGTAAAGGGCGAACGAGCTTTTCAGTGGCAGACCGGCTGCTGGGCGTATGTGCTGGATTATATCGAGGGTGAGCAGCCGGAAATGGATTTGCCAACCCTTAATTATATTGCTGGATTGCTCGCTGAAATTCATGATTTGGTGCATACTACCGCCGAATATCCGGGGTTGGTAAACTGGTTAGAAGAATTGCCTGTCAGTATCGAACGTGCCGAACGCGCCAGTTTGCACCCGCAATGGGGCAAAATTGCCCGCGAAGTGGCAGAGAGTCTGCGTAGTTTGCCCGACTTAAGCGTATTGCCGTTGGGTTTAATCCATACCGATGTGCATGAGGGCAATATGTTGCGCACCTCGGACGGCGAACTATACCTGATAGATTGGGAAGATGCGGGTTTGGGCGAGATGGTTTTTGATATGGCATTAGTGCTGGGCTGGAATTGCGTGTGGCCCAAAAACACTTTTATCGCCCTGTTCGGGTCGCGCTTACCAGACCGTTATGATTTTGATGAAGAATACAGCCGCGCTTTCTTGCATGCATACCAGAAGGTTCGCAAACTCAGTGAGCAGGAAGTGAACCTGTTGGGTGCAGCAATTCGCTTTGTAATGGGCTGGTTTGCATCCCGCGATATTGAGCGTGAAATCATCTCCCCCGGAATCTCGGATGGGTTGGCTATTACCAATTGGGCGATAATGCGTAGCGTCACCCCGCTTTGGGAACGGAAACTGGCGCAGTGGGCGCTTGAAACCGCCGGATAA
- a CDS encoding MFS transporter → MKQAKPVRVLDKGAAFKFVVLLGVVSLFGDMTYEGARSITGPYLSLLGASAAVVGLVAGFGELIGFGLRLFSGYISDKTGRYWTITIAGYVVNLLAVPALALAGSWQFAALLMILERTGKAIRAPSRDALLSYATKQTGHGKGFGLHEALDQIGALTGPLIVALVMWYRAGNGKEDYATAFAFLLIPALLAIGLVLIARFLYPRLTDLDAALPTPDPTGWKRTFWLYLGGVGLVAAGYADFPLLAYHFEKADVLSGNIIPLVYSLAMGVDAVAALLFGRLFDKSGIQALVISTLLSAGFAPLAFTGSPVLVIAGAVLWGVGMGAQESIMRAAVAKLVPIERRGTAFGVFNTGYGLCWFAGSALMGFMYDISIPLLVTFSVAVQLVAIFFFVVASKD, encoded by the coding sequence ATGAAACAAGCTAAACCGGTGCGTGTGTTAGACAAAGGCGCGGCGTTTAAGTTTGTGGTGCTATTAGGTGTAGTTAGTCTATTTGGTGACATGACCTACGAGGGGGCGCGCAGTATAACCGGACCTTATCTTTCTCTGCTTGGGGCAAGCGCGGCGGTGGTCGGGCTTGTAGCAGGCTTTGGAGAACTAATCGGCTTTGGTTTACGTCTGTTTTCAGGTTATATCAGTGACAAAACCGGGCGTTATTGGACGATTACTATAGCAGGTTATGTGGTAAATCTGTTGGCTGTTCCGGCGTTGGCTTTGGCAGGAAGCTGGCAATTTGCTGCTCTGTTAATGATACTTGAGCGCACTGGTAAAGCCATTCGCGCTCCTTCCCGCGATGCCTTGCTCTCATATGCTACCAAACAGACCGGGCATGGTAAGGGCTTTGGCTTGCATGAGGCACTCGATCAGATAGGGGCGCTTACTGGTCCTTTGATAGTGGCATTGGTGATGTGGTACCGTGCAGGTAACGGCAAAGAGGATTATGCTACTGCCTTTGCCTTTTTGTTAATTCCCGCGCTACTGGCAATTGGTTTGGTTTTGATTGCACGTTTTTTGTATCCACGCCTGACCGATCTTGACGCAGCTTTGCCCACGCCTGACCCTACCGGCTGGAAACGCACCTTCTGGCTTTATCTGGGTGGGGTGGGGTTGGTGGCAGCCGGTTATGCCGATTTCCCTTTGCTGGCTTACCATTTTGAAAAAGCTGATGTGCTGTCGGGTAATATTATCCCGTTGGTATATTCGCTGGCGATGGGTGTGGATGCGGTGGCGGCGCTGTTATTCGGCAGGCTATTTGATAAATCAGGGATACAGGCGCTGGTTATATCAACTCTCCTATCGGCAGGATTTGCACCGCTGGCGTTTACCGGCAGCCCGGTGTTGGTAATAGCAGGTGCGGTTTTATGGGGCGTTGGGATGGGTGCACAGGAATCGATTATGCGAGCAGCAGTGGCGAAACTTGTTCCGATAGAACGGCGCGGAACTGCTTTTGGGGTATTCAACACGGGCTATGGCTTGTGCTGGTTTGCTGGTAGCGCCTTGATGGGTTTCATGTATGATATTTCTATTCCGCTGCTGGTAACTTTTTCTGTGGCGGTACAATTAGTCGCAATTTTCTTTTTCGTAGTTGCCAGCAAGGACTAA
- a CDS encoding sensor histidine kinase has product MNLRLKTLLVTSLVVFFISILLYFAFTVIILNGYLHVEEYDTKENVRRVLGIYTNEIEQLGLTAQGWAYRDDTYQYIDDENSAYAVTNLNSFTLARAELNFLVILNNSKKVVYGSSFDLAGYKGTPLPADLIPKLYNLNSINSNDPIIYGLLKLNDGIALVAASPILNSKGNSPARGLLVMGRNLDDSFIQHLSNHTKVNITIYDYDDPALANEKNLISETLTPNQEAPIIIQILDENRIAGYTILKDIYGLPVAILKIEEPRLIYTQGKTTVTYQLISLILIGLAFGLLAMFILEKMVVARITRLNTDVGRVTAKSDLSIRVPELGKDEIASLGQSINQMLETIEAYQIQQNQSELELRKAKEASEAANRAKSIFLANMSHELRTPLNAIIGYSEMLQEEIGYTEQSAINNDLERIHNAGQHLLSIISDVLDFSKIEAGKMELHLELFDIRDIVNGIINMVEPLARKNNNRLLVFVPPNVGSMYSDVLKVRQTLYNLLSNACKFTYEGTVSLEIERRRDMSNTIIFRVRDTGIGIEADNIPRLFQPFTQADASTTRKYGGTGLGLALAQSLCLIMGGDIIAESEPGKGTTFTVTLPVEVGTTTPQTV; this is encoded by the coding sequence ATGAATCTTCGACTCAAAACACTTTTAGTTACAAGCTTGGTAGTATTCTTTATTTCAATACTGCTGTATTTCGCCTTTACAGTTATCATTCTGAATGGCTATTTACATGTAGAGGAATACGACACCAAGGAAAACGTCAGACGGGTACTTGGAATCTATACCAATGAAATCGAACAACTCGGTCTCACCGCACAGGGCTGGGCTTATCGGGATGATACCTACCAATACATAGATGATGAGAACTCAGCCTATGCTGTAACGAATCTCAATAGTTTCACCCTCGCCAGAGCAGAATTGAACTTTCTGGTAATACTTAACAATTCGAAAAAAGTGGTTTATGGAAGCAGTTTTGATCTAGCAGGTTATAAGGGTACACCTTTACCAGCCGACCTGATTCCGAAACTTTACAACTTAAATAGCATAAATAGCAATGACCCTATAATATACGGACTACTAAAACTTAATGATGGTATCGCTTTGGTGGCAGCCAGCCCAATTTTGAATAGCAAGGGGAATAGCCCGGCGCGAGGTCTCTTGGTAATGGGTCGAAATTTGGACGATTCGTTCATCCAACATTTAAGTAATCATACTAAAGTTAATATTACCATTTATGACTATGATGACCCAGCTTTAGCTAATGAAAAAAATCTGATTAGCGAAACCCTTACCCCAAATCAAGAAGCTCCGATTATTATTCAAATTCTTGATGAAAATCGGATTGCCGGATACACGATACTTAAAGATATTTATGGGTTACCAGTAGCAATTTTAAAAATCGAAGAACCGCGCCTGATATACACTCAAGGGAAAACCACCGTTACCTACCAGTTAATTTCATTAATTCTTATCGGCTTGGCTTTTGGGTTACTGGCAATGTTCATACTCGAAAAAATGGTAGTGGCACGCATTACCCGCCTTAATACCGATGTTGGTAGGGTTACCGCTAAATCCGACCTGTCGATTCGGGTGCCTGAACTGGGTAAAGATGAAATCGCCAGTTTGGGACAATCGATTAACCAGATGCTTGAAACTATAGAAGCCTATCAGATTCAGCAAAATCAAAGTGAATTAGAACTGCGCAAGGCAAAAGAAGCGTCAGAAGCCGCGAACCGCGCTAAAAGCATATTCCTTGCAAATATGAGCCACGAGTTGCGTACTCCCCTGAATGCAATTATCGGTTATAGTGAAATGTTGCAGGAAGAAATTGGCTACACCGAACAGTCTGCAATAAATAATGACCTAGAGAGAATCCATAACGCCGGGCAGCATTTACTCTCCATCATTAGTGATGTGCTAGACTTTTCTAAAATCGAAGCCGGGAAAATGGAGCTGCATCTTGAGTTGTTTGATATTCGAGATATAGTAAATGGGATAATAAATATGGTTGAACCCTTAGCGCGAAAAAATAATAACCGCCTTCTGGTATTTGTGCCACCCAACGTTGGGAGCATGTACAGCGATGTACTCAAAGTTAGGCAAACGCTATATAACCTGCTTAGCAACGCTTGCAAATTTACCTATGAAGGAACAGTTTCACTTGAGATCGAAAGACGTAGGGATATGTCCAATACAATTATTTTCAGGGTAAGGGATACCGGGATAGGAATTGAAGCTGATAATATACCCCGTTTGTTCCAACCCTTTACCCAAGCAGATGCTTCTACTACCCGCAAGTATGGTGGCACAGGACTCGGATTAGCTTTAGCCCAAAGCCTTTGCCTCATTATGGGCGGTGATATAATAGCAGAGAGTGAGCCGGGAAAAGGAACAACTTTCACCGTTACATTACCCGTAGAAGTGGGTACAACCACCCCGCAAACGGTTTGA
- the cobO gene encoding cob(I)yrinic acid a,c-diamide adenosyltransferase: MHPPEIDEVDPKHSTNEVDPEVAPDISEEERLARQLSSHKDRIKKTKYATRKNLVLVNTGIGKGKTTAAFGMLVRAWGQGMDVCMLQFIKAKTANWGEEKAARKIDIEMIQLGDGFTWLSEDIEKDKELARTGWKLCKEKILSGKYDLIVLDELTYILKYGWLDWNEVKETLDNRPNRTHVAITGRYAPPELIEYADLVTEMTEIKHPYHANIKAQKGIEF; encoded by the coding sequence ATGCATCCACCCGAAATAGACGAGGTTGACCCCAAACATTCTACAAATGAAGTTGATCCAGAAGTAGCGCCCGATATAAGTGAGGAAGAACGTCTCGCCCGCCAACTTTCCAGCCATAAAGATAGAATTAAGAAAACCAAATACGCTACTAGGAAAAATCTGGTACTGGTAAATACAGGCATTGGAAAAGGCAAAACCACCGCCGCTTTTGGGATGTTGGTACGCGCTTGGGGTCAGGGTATGGATGTATGCATGCTCCAGTTTATCAAAGCTAAAACAGCTAATTGGGGCGAAGAAAAAGCTGCCAGAAAAATTGATATTGAAATGATACAGCTTGGCGATGGTTTTACTTGGCTCTCTGAAGATATTGAAAAGGATAAGGAATTAGCTCGCACGGGCTGGAAACTTTGTAAAGAGAAAATTTTGTCAGGGAAATATGACCTGATAGTATTGGATGAGTTAACTTATATTTTGAAATATGGTTGGCTTGATTGGAATGAGGTAAAAGAGACCTTAGATAATAGACCAAACCGCACCCATGTAGCGATAACCGGACGATATGCGCCGCCAGAATTAATCGAATACGCCGATCTCGTGACGGAAATGACCGAGATTAAACATCCTTACCACGCCAACATTAAAGCTCAAAAAGGAATTGAGTTTTAA
- a CDS encoding bifunctional 5,10-methylenetetrahydrofolate dehydrogenase/5,10-methenyltetrahydrofolate cyclohydrolase, with product MTAVIMDMRTIANNLRQHLRQNVSAFIRQYNQTPGLVVMAMCDDRATIDNIRSLSNVATDAGIHFSAQLFPNNVKIHELRKYIEQHNQDSSIHAISLQLPLPKHLNVDEVASFISPEKDVEGLHPTNMGHLLMGKPNLVPSSALSAIKLLGLYNINPTSRHAVIVGRSLEVGRPLACLLTKADATVTLCHTQTNNLLAHTRQAEILIVAAGEPGLIKAEMIRPGAVVIDYGLNYVARDKVIGDVEFERSLTVAGAITPVPGGIGPLTNICLLENVLKAARAIASVERTSPRAIIDSDPAVGLKPEGKPALDYKPNQIPPMAVVGAA from the coding sequence GTGACAGCCGTAATAATGGACATGCGCACTATTGCCAATAACTTGAGGCAGCATCTTCGACAAAATGTGAGCGCTTTCATCCGCCAGTACAATCAAACGCCCGGATTAGTCGTAATGGCAATGTGTGATGATCGAGCAACAATTGATAATATTCGCTCTCTTTCAAATGTGGCAACCGATGCCGGCATCCATTTTTCAGCTCAACTCTTTCCTAATAACGTTAAAATCCATGAGTTGAGAAAATATATTGAACAACATAATCAAGACAGCAGCATTCATGCCATTTCGCTTCAGCTACCATTGCCTAAACATTTGAATGTTGATGAGGTAGCAAGTTTTATCTCTCCTGAAAAAGATGTTGAGGGTTTGCACCCAACTAATATGGGTCACCTCTTAATGGGAAAACCCAATCTTGTGCCGTCATCTGCTCTAAGCGCGATTAAGTTGCTAGGTCTGTATAATATCAATCCTACCAGTCGTCACGCCGTAATCGTAGGGCGTAGTCTGGAAGTGGGTCGCCCTTTAGCCTGCTTGTTGACAAAGGCTGATGCAACAGTAACCCTTTGCCATACCCAAACCAACAATCTTCTTGCACATACCCGTCAAGCTGAAATCCTGATTGTTGCCGCCGGTGAACCGGGGTTGATTAAAGCCGAAATGATTCGACCGGGCGCGGTGGTCATTGATTACGGGTTAAATTATGTTGCGCGGGATAAAGTGATCGGTGATGTTGAATTCGAAAGAAGCCTAACCGTGGCTGGCGCAATAACCCCTGTGCCGGGTGGAATTGGTCCTTTGACGAATATATGCCTTTTGGAAAATGTGTTAAAAGCTGCACGGGCAATAGCAAGCGTAGAACGAACCAGTCCTAGGGCTATTATCGATTCAGACCCTGCTGTAGGACTAAAACCGGAGGGTAAACCAGCCCTAGATTACAAACCAAACCAGATACCACCGATGGCTGTAGTAGGAGCCGCTTAA
- a CDS encoding DUF4388 domain-containing protein, producing the protein MKLEHSTLSTLLIECEQQGSSGLLHCQNTTKHYTLSLKEGKLVHAEAEDNAATNEAFILSDLLRWQNGEIWFETSEIVNPHTITDSQEKIFRMALSLLQKGENESDTCRQIQSKLAGGTKSLREKKPSVEVQIPEISAAVEKQSSAYTETPLAIEEEIMQAEPELVEFENVSFALNQTEVTEIEHTLAEASATTELSELIFELDRMETAESHSLVEQPEFILGQSLQAEASDHSEETEYEFKLDQILAESTEQISEQLSINPESAVEAESLSEDHPEFDLDSKPAEQPNTSNEIDYPEFSLDNEHFATVATNSAEEQPEFSLGYDSQAALEESYTEFKLSHDTPTPETPDEFNLGHQYSAPNDGMEKFQTEFIQASQLEGNEAGILSLEDPQNYAIASDALLYDSSEPLPEFSLMQTENAANEMDEPEFTLGPQIPEGMIAIFGIEAVHTNSVRSSEIQETFENQDSFVQVENEAANPPAQEARTEPDSYLPVYQEARAERVVTARDNFTLSQECLPPSTLTNWEQDGLNIISQHAPSPDISWIIKRATQVKLEGYLEVNGRNLNSAYFSRLFFQDGNITFQSFDDGNQQYFGEAALQRLYCAPLPDLSDIKIGRCAPGILDAYLTTRIPAPSSLRGLQCQSDNIMERMLRLVKNHFTGSIVFYNSTGLVYYLMHEGHGFGGYQQQENMMTRVKQTMNRFVEAPDTKYDIHPAIPKKLLEDWMFIES; encoded by the coding sequence ATGAAACTAGAACATTCTACCCTGTCAACCTTACTAATAGAGTGCGAACAGCAAGGTAGTTCCGGTCTACTGCATTGCCAAAATACCACCAAGCACTATACCTTATCTTTAAAGGAAGGTAAGCTTGTACATGCCGAGGCAGAAGACAATGCGGCAACCAATGAAGCTTTCATTTTAAGTGATTTGCTGCGCTGGCAAAACGGTGAGATATGGTTTGAAACATCAGAAATCGTAAATCCGCATACAATCACCGACAGCCAAGAAAAAATCTTCCGTATGGCGTTATCACTTTTACAAAAGGGTGAAAATGAGTCGGATACATGCCGTCAAATTCAGTCCAAACTCGCCGGAGGCACAAAATCTCTGCGAGAAAAGAAACCTTCCGTTGAAGTACAAATACCGGAGATAAGCGCTGCGGTGGAGAAACAAAGCTCAGCTTATACAGAAACACCACTGGCTATAGAAGAAGAAATAATGCAAGCCGAGCCTGAGTTGGTTGAATTTGAGAATGTAAGCTTTGCTTTGAATCAAACTGAGGTTACTGAGATAGAGCACACTCTAGCAGAGGCAAGCGCTACCACAGAGCTATCGGAATTGATATTTGAGCTTGACCGCATGGAAACAGCCGAGTCGCACTCTTTAGTTGAGCAGCCTGAATTTATATTGGGTCAATCCTTGCAAGCAGAAGCTTCCGATCACTCTGAAGAAACTGAATATGAATTCAAATTAGACCAAATACTGGCAGAATCAACAGAGCAAATATCGGAACAGTTGAGCATAAACCCGGAATCGGCAGTTGAAGCAGAATCCTTGTCAGAAGATCACCCTGAGTTTGACCTAGATTCTAAACCCGCCGAGCAACCAAACACCAGTAACGAAATAGACTATCCTGAATTTAGTCTAGACAATGAGCATTTTGCAACTGTTGCCACTAATTCCGCTGAAGAACAGCCTGAATTTAGTCTAGGCTATGACTCGCAAGCAGCACTGGAAGAAAGCTATACCGAGTTTAAATTGTCGCATGATACCCCGACGCCAGAAACGCCTGATGAATTTAACCTAGGTCATCAGTATTCGGCACCTAACGATGGCATGGAGAAGTTTCAAACTGAGTTTATACAGGCTTCGCAGTTGGAGGGAAATGAGGCAGGAATCCTCAGTCTAGAAGATCCTCAAAACTATGCCATTGCTTCAGATGCTTTGCTATACGATAGTAGTGAGCCGCTGCCAGAGTTCAGCCTTATGCAAACCGAAAATGCCGCAAATGAGATGGATGAGCCTGAATTTACCCTAGGCCCACAAATTCCAGAGGGTATGATAGCAATTTTTGGCATTGAGGCAGTCCACACAAACTCGGTTAGATCAAGTGAAATTCAAGAAACATTTGAAAACCAAGATTCGTTTGTGCAAGTTGAAAACGAAGCGGCTAACCCACCCGCGCAAGAGGCAAGAACTGAACCTGATAGCTATTTGCCAGTATATCAGGAGGCAAGAGCTGAGCGAGTAGTAACCGCACGTGACAATTTCACTTTATCTCAGGAATGTCTGCCTCCTTCTACCCTGACGAATTGGGAGCAAGATGGCTTGAATATCATTTCACAACATGCTCCTAGCCCTGATATAAGTTGGATTATCAAGCGGGCGACACAAGTTAAACTGGAAGGGTATCTGGAAGTTAATGGGCGAAATCTAAACTCGGCATATTTTTCTAGATTATTTTTCCAAGATGGTAATATTACATTCCAAAGTTTTGATGATGGTAACCAGCAGTATTTTGGTGAAGCAGCCTTACAACGCTTATATTGTGCGCCTTTACCCGATCTTTCTGATATTAAAATCGGCAGATGTGCTCCCGGAATACTGGATGCCTACCTGACAACGCGAATACCTGCACCTAGCAGTTTAAGAGGATTGCAGTGTCAGAGCGACAATATTATGGAACGAATGCTCCGGTTGGTAAAGAACCACTTTACTGGCAGCATTGTTTTCTATAACTCAACCGGACTAGTCTATTATCTTATGCATGAGGGACACGGTTTTGGCGGTTATCAACAGCAAGAAAATATGATGACTAGAGTAAAACAAACAATGAATCGGTTTGTGGAAGCGCCAGACACAAAGTATGACATACACCCGGCAATTCCGAAAAAGCTACTTGAGGATTGGATGTTCATAGAGAGCTAA